A genomic region of Raphanus sativus cultivar WK10039 chromosome 6, ASM80110v3, whole genome shotgun sequence contains the following coding sequences:
- the LOC108813203 gene encoding uncharacterized protein LOC108813203, with protein MGNACCVAAHDKMVVPNTSSAVEGLRRNNVRDSPSWSFRWDNRGRVAGEDTSLSWLSDGISRNNDGSDVKSESAFVSSSQGSPLNNFQTHQSWQKSPASDQSFSRNASMDTVSEQISQNPASFPFPKRSVSLASQPSSFSASPLSSHSHLPTPPASSSTLKSSTPRTRLSKQVSDSQILGLNSPSRSSATEERLGNEFHSGPSDAWSMQAFSEMMAYSRRESCSYDNEGLSGLGRGKIDHHGNRKSSDHQQTCGACSRSLSQRSLLSGQKIFATNELSVAAILACGHVYHSECLEQMTPETDKFDPQCPVCTLGEKRTFKLSEKALRADLDLRAKHSKILRKHVVDRDDFVMFDHRPNAAAASGSGGHKGKVSKLVTSSSLRSYSPKPFLARHFSFGSRSNSIKSPKENHSARKKGFFWTKSSKH; from the exons ATGGGGAATGCTTGTTGTGTTGCTGCTCATGACAAAATGGTGGTTCCTAATACATCATCAGCTGTCGAGGGTTTGCGGAGAAACAATGTTAGGGATTCTCCAAGTTGGAGCTTCCGGTGGGATAATAGAGGACGAGTGGCTGGTGAAGACACCTCTCTCAGTTGGTTATCTGATGGGATTAGTCGTAATAATGATGGGTCTGATGTCAAATCCGAATCTGCCTTTGTATCATCATCACAAGGCTCTCCTTTGAACAATTTCCAGACTCATCAGTCATGGCAAAAGTCTCCTGCTTCTG ATCAATCGTTTTCAAGAAATGCATCCATGGACACCGTCTCTGAacag ATCTCTCAGAATCCTGCTTCTTTTCCATTTCCTAAACGGTCTGTTTCATTGGCTTCTCAACCATCATCCTTCTCGGCATCTCCCCTATCTTCCCATAGCCACTTGCCAACGCCACCTGCTAGTTCATCGACGCTGAAATCATCGACACCACGCACTCGTCTATCGAAACAAGTCTCGGATAGTCAAATCTTGGGACTTAACTCACCAAGCAGAAGCTCAGCAACTGAAGAGAGGCTGGGAAACGAGTTCCATTCCGGGCCGTCTGATGCTTGGTCCATGCAAGCCTTTTCAGAAATGATGGCGTATTCTCGCAGGGAGTCTTGCTCCTATGATAACGAGGGCTTATCAGGGCTTGGACGTGGCAAGATAGACCATCATGGAAACAGAAAGTCCAGTGATCATCAGCAAACCTGTGGTGCTTGCTCTAGATCCTTGTCTCAAAGATCGTTGCTGAGTGGCCAAAAGATCTTTGCCACCAACGAGCTCTCTGTAGCTGCGATTCTAGCTTGTGGGCACGTCTATCATTCCGAGTGTTTGGAGCAGATGACACCTGAAACCGACAAATTCGACCCTCAGTGTCCCGTCTGCACATTGGGTGAGAAAAGAACATTCAAGCTGTCGGAGAAGGCATTAAGGGCGGATTTGGATTTGAGAGCTAAACACAGCAAGATACTAAGGAAACATGTTGTGGACAGGGATGACTTTGTCATGTTTGATCATAGGCCCAATGCAGCAGCAGCAAGCGGTAGTGGTGGACACAAAGGTAAAGTCTCCAAGCTGGTAACAAGCTCAAGCTTAAGAAGTTATTCACCAAAGCCTTTCCTTGCAAGACACTTCTCTTTCGGGTCCAGAAGTAACAGTATCAAATCCCCTAAAGAGAATCATTCGGCGAGGAAGAAAGGATTCTTCTGGACCAAATCTAGCAAACATTGA